In Dehalococcoidia bacterium, the following are encoded in one genomic region:
- a CDS encoding MFS transporter, whose protein sequence is MTSPSLAQRLRHIYPGWLVVAAAFCGFFIELGTTGWAFSVILKPMSEDMGWTRSMSVGVITIGGILAVGGAVLIGPLVDRYGARLFMVAGGALYGALLIATSLVTSIWTFYLILGLGIALARPTLNIVAPSAAIANWFVRKRGRAYAVAVAGATMSGITLPPTILFIITSFGWRGGFVFLGLLTWVLIIPSAWFFVRRRPEDIGLRPDNLPPEAPDAAPEHDRADDPGWTPRQAVHTRAFWLVLGGIVATQIPAATIYIHMVAFYNDRGFSVSAAVAAVSIYGVGALIAKPVWAVLAERWRIQRCLTLFAATYAAGIALLVFALTPTTLYPVTFLLGFVVGGSMPLRAQVWPDYFGRRIAGTITGWGNIAQVIATAGGPLAAAWAFDTLGSYNPAFIVFDVLCVIGLILFALAKPPTPPLPVPPAPLAEAQTAR, encoded by the coding sequence ATGACCTCCCCGTCTCTCGCCCAGCGGTTGCGCCACATCTACCCTGGCTGGCTTGTGGTGGCCGCCGCCTTCTGCGGCTTCTTCATCGAGCTTGGCACAACCGGATGGGCCTTTAGCGTTATCCTCAAGCCAATGTCAGAAGACATGGGATGGACCCGGTCCATGTCGGTCGGCGTCATCACCATCGGCGGCATCCTGGCCGTTGGCGGCGCGGTCCTGATAGGGCCTCTGGTGGACCGCTACGGCGCACGGCTCTTCATGGTCGCGGGGGGCGCTCTCTACGGCGCCCTGCTGATAGCCACGTCCCTGGTCACCAGCATCTGGACGTTCTACCTGATCCTGGGGCTGGGGATTGCCCTGGCCCGGCCCACCCTGAACATCGTGGCGCCTTCAGCAGCCATAGCCAACTGGTTTGTCCGCAAGCGGGGCCGCGCCTACGCCGTGGCGGTAGCGGGCGCAACAATGTCGGGCATCACGCTCCCACCCACAATCCTGTTCATCATCACCAGCTTTGGCTGGCGCGGCGGGTTCGTTTTCCTGGGTCTCCTGACATGGGTGCTGATCATTCCTTCCGCGTGGTTCTTCGTCCGGCGCCGCCCCGAGGACATAGGGCTACGCCCCGACAACCTGCCGCCCGAGGCCCCCGACGCGGCGCCCGAACACGACAGGGCCGACGACCCCGGATGGACGCCGCGGCAGGCTGTCCACACACGGGCCTTCTGGCTGGTGCTCGGCGGCATCGTCGCGACGCAGATACCCGCCGCGACGATTTACATTCACATGGTCGCTTTCTACAACGACCGGGGGTTCTCCGTCAGCGCCGCCGTGGCCGCGGTGAGCATCTACGGCGTGGGCGCGCTTATCGCCAAGCCGGTGTGGGCCGTGCTGGCTGAACGCTGGCGTATTCAACGATGTCTGACCCTTTTCGCAGCCACATACGCCGCGGGTATAGCTCTCCTGGTCTTCGCGCTGACGCCCACGACCCTGTACCCTGTCACTTTCCTGCTGGGCTTTGTCGTCGGGGGCAGCATGCCCCTGCGCGCTCAGGTGTGGCCCGACTACTTCGGACGGCGCATCGCGGGGACCATCACCGGCTGGGGGAACATCGCGCAGGTCATCGCGACGGCGGGCGGCCCGCTGGCGGCGGCGTGGGCGTTCGACACCCTGGGCAGTTACAACCCCGCCTTCATCGTCTTCGACGTCCTCTGCGTCATCGGCCTCATCCTGTTCGCGCTGGCGAAACCGCCGACTCCCCCTCTGCCTGTGCCTCCCGCACCGCTCGCAGAGGCGCAGACGGCGCGCTAA
- a CDS encoding leucyl aminopeptidase: MEIKVVRQDILALQTHTLVVNLFEGVKQPGGATGAVDKALGGVISQLIAEGEVTGKRGQVTLIHTFGKIKPARVLVLGLGKREKFTLDAVRDLSGEVCRYLRRLGAKSAATIVHGAGIGGLEPEAAARAVAEGTVMGLYTFTRHKSHPEEPCNTLQELLLVERDADKLPALERGVQQGRVLAEAVNLTRDLINEPANVLTPTTLAETAVRVAADHGLECAVYDREWMEKMGMGALLGVARGSRQPPKFVVLRYWGDPANRSKALGLVGKGITFDSGGISLKPAEGMSNMKGDMSGAAAVIAAMRAVAQLAPRVNVTALIPTAENMPGGNAQRPGDVVRAMNGKTIEVDNTDAEGRLILADALSYGRKLGLSPMVDVATLTGAIRMTFGSVCSGGFTNDQALLDRLVRAGAQEGERIWQLPMYEEYREQNKSDVADMKNSGGRFAGSITAAMFLSEFAEDTPWVHLDIAGSRYAEKDSGAYVKGATGVMTRTLARFVMEMASGG, from the coding sequence ATGGAAATTAAGGTCGTCCGCCAGGACATCCTCGCGCTTCAGACGCACACGCTCGTCGTCAACCTGTTCGAGGGCGTCAAGCAGCCCGGCGGGGCCACCGGCGCGGTGGACAAGGCGCTCGGCGGCGTCATCAGCCAGCTCATCGCGGAGGGCGAGGTCACCGGCAAGCGCGGCCAGGTGACTCTCATCCACACCTTCGGCAAGATCAAGCCGGCGCGCGTGCTCGTTCTGGGCCTGGGCAAGCGCGAGAAGTTCACCCTCGACGCGGTGCGCGACCTGTCCGGCGAGGTCTGCCGCTACCTGCGTCGGCTCGGCGCCAAGAGCGCCGCCACCATCGTCCACGGCGCGGGCATCGGCGGACTGGAGCCGGAGGCGGCGGCGCGGGCCGTCGCGGAGGGCACGGTCATGGGCCTCTACACATTCACCCGCCACAAGTCGCACCCCGAGGAGCCGTGCAACACGCTCCAGGAGCTTCTGCTGGTGGAGCGCGACGCCGACAAGCTCCCCGCGCTGGAGCGCGGCGTCCAGCAGGGGCGCGTGCTGGCGGAAGCCGTCAACCTGACGCGCGACCTTATCAACGAGCCCGCCAACGTCCTGACACCCACCACCCTGGCCGAGACCGCCGTGCGCGTGGCCGCCGACCACGGCCTGGAGTGCGCCGTCTATGACCGTGAGTGGATGGAGAAGATGGGCATGGGCGCCCTCCTGGGCGTCGCGCGGGGGTCCCGCCAGCCGCCCAAGTTCGTCGTGCTGCGGTACTGGGGCGACCCGGCCAATCGCTCGAAGGCGCTGGGACTCGTGGGCAAGGGCATTACCTTCGACTCCGGCGGCATCTCGCTCAAGCCCGCCGAGGGCATGAGCAACATGAAAGGCGACATGTCGGGCGCCGCGGCGGTCATCGCCGCCATGCGCGCCGTCGCCCAGCTTGCGCCGCGCGTCAACGTGACGGCCCTCATCCCCACTGCTGAGAACATGCCCGGCGGCAACGCCCAGAGGCCCGGCGACGTGGTTCGCGCCATGAACGGCAAGACCATTGAGGTGGACAACACTGACGCGGAGGGACGGCTCATCCTGGCCGACGCGCTGTCCTATGGCCGCAAGCTGGGACTGTCGCCTATGGTGGACGTTGCGACCCTGACCGGCGCTATCCGCATGACCTTCGGCAGCGTCTGCTCCGGCGGCTTCACCAACGACCAGGCGCTCCTCGACCGCCTTGTCCGCGCGGGAGCACAGGAGGGCGAGCGCATCTGGCAACTGCCCATGTACGAGGAGTACCGAGAGCAGAACAAGAGCGATGTGGCGGACATGAAGAACTCAGGAGGGCGCTTCGCCGGCTCCATCACCGCCGCAATGTTCCTGTCGGAGTTCGCTGAAGACACCCCCTGGGTGCACCTGGACATCGCGGGGTCGCGCTACGCGGAGAAGGACTCCGGCGCGTACGTCAAAGGGGCAACGGGCGTTATGACAAGAACTCTGGCCCGTTTCGTTATGGAGATGGCGTCCGGCGGGTAG